Proteins from a genomic interval of Cucumis melo cultivar AY chromosome 7, USDA_Cmelo_AY_1.0, whole genome shotgun sequence:
- the LOC103494559 gene encoding probable aldo-keto reductase 2, translating into MASQVPRIKLGSQGLEVSAQGLGCMGMSAFYGPPKPDSDMIALIHHAIDSGITLLDTSDIYGPFTNEILVGKALKDGYRDKAELATKFAISFADGKREIRGDPAYVRAACEASLKRLDVDCIDLYYQHRIDTRVPIEVTIGELKKLVEEGKIKYIGLSEASASTIRRAHAVHPITAVQLEWSLWSRDVEEEIIPTCRELGIGIVAYSPLGRGFFSSGPKLIEGLQDNDFRKHLPRFQGENLEHNKTVFEKVSAIAERKGCTSSQLALAWVHHQGDDVCPIPGTTKIENLNQNIGALAVKLTPEELAELEGFAADDVVKGDRYQSAFATWKTSETPPLSSWKA; encoded by the exons ATGGCTTCTCAAGTTCCTAGAATCAAGCTCGGTTCTCAAGGCCTCGAAGTGTCCGCACAAGGTCTCGGCTGCATGGGCATGTCCGCCTTCTACGGCCCTCCCAAGCCCGACTCCGACATGATCGCTTTGATTCACCACGCCATCGACAGCGGCATCACTCTTCTCGACACCTCCGACATCTACGGCCCGTTCACCAACGAAATCCTCGTCGGTAAGGCTCTCAAGGACGGCTACAGAGACAAGGCCGAACTTGCCACTAAATTTGCAATTAGTTTCGCCGATGGTAAGAGGGAGATTCGTGGAGACCCTGCCTATGTTAGAGCCGCTTGCGAGGCTAGTTTGAAGCGTCTCGATGTTGACTGCATCGATCTCTATTACCAGCATCGGATTGACACCAGGGTTCCGATTGAAGTCACG ATTGGGGAGCTAAAGAAACTGGTTGAAGAAGGGAAAATAAAGTACATAGGTTTATCTGAAGCTTCAGCTTCTACAATCAGAAGAGCACATGCTGTTCATCCAATAACAGCTGTGCAGCTTGAGTGGTCGTTGTGGTCAAGAGATGTAGAGGAAGAGATCATTCCTACTTGCAG GGAACTTGGCATTGGAATTGTGGCCTACAGCCCTCTTGGACGAGGCTTCTTCTCATCTGGGCCCAAGCTCATTGAAGGTCTCCAAGATAATGATTTCCGGAAG CATTTGCCGAGGTTCCAAGGCGAAAATCTAGAGCACAATAAAACTGTGTTTGAGAAGGTGAGTGCAATAGCAGAAAGAAAAGGATGCACCTCATCGCAGCTGGCCTTGGCCTGGGTTCACCACCAAGGGGACGATGTGTGTCCAATTCCCGGAACAACTAAGATTGAAAATCTCAACCAGAACATTGGAGCTTTAGCGGTAAAACTCACACCTGAAGAACTGGCTGAGCTCGAAGGCTTTGCTGCAGATGATGTGGTCAAAGGCGATCGATATCAAAGTGCCTTTGCGACATGGAAGACCTCTGAGACACCGCCTCTCTCTTCATGGAAAGCCTAA
- the LOC103494557 gene encoding probable xyloglucan galactosyltransferase GT14: MQKIIVPKCTNPIRFITLTSFVLCFVLFFFDYSALYETRKNEVTLLTNDFSNSSSISLNPTNDTEPEKEAIVTDSESSSIDQNPEKEAIVKTRTISSTNSRPARRSRKRARRRGRSIKTKPSQSRAVELPKTVPFKTEDPSCIGKYIYIHNLPKKFNEDLVENCRLPHLKWSEVCRFVWENMGLGPKVQNPKRALTNKGWFYTNQFALEVIFHQRMKQYKCLTKDSSKAAAIFVPFYAGLDVGPYLWGFNASIRDKGPLELGKWLSQTSEWKSLWGRDHFFIGGRITWDFRRDNQNDSDWGSKLMLLPEPKNMTMLTIETGYWNNDYAIPYPTYFHPSSDSQIIEWQRKVKRQKRPFLFSFIGGPRPTQETSIRGELINQCKASKSCYFLACIPGEKKCGDPVAVMNTFLNSVFCLQPPGDSFTRRSIFDAILAGCIPVFFHPGTAYAQYIWHFPKDHKKYSVFIPSKKVKEKEVNVSEVLEGISSKEVLEMRNQVVRMIPRVVYADPNSRLESFEDAFDVAVKGILERVERVRKGIEEGKDPTADFADMNMKKFELLGFT; the protein is encoded by the coding sequence ATGCAGAAGATTATAGTTCCAAAATGCACTAATCCAATTCGTTTTATTACACTAACCTCCTTCGTTTTATGTTTTGTATTGTTCTTCTTTGATTACTCTGCCTTGTATGAAACAAGAAAGAATGAAGTCACCCTCTTAACCAATGACTTCTCAAATTCTTCATCCATTTCTCTAAACCCCACCAATGATACAGAACCAGAAAAAGAAGCCATTGTAACTGATAGCGAAAGCTCCTCCATTGACCAAAACCCAGAAAAAGAAGCCATTGTCAAAACTCGAACCATTTCCTCCACTAATTCTCGTCCAGCTAGAAGATCAAGAAAACGAGCACGTCGAAGAGGCAGATCAATAAAAACCAAACCATCTCAATCTCGGGCTGTTGAACTGCCAAAAACAGTTCCATTCAAAACAGAGGATCCATCATGCATAGGAAAATACATTTACATTCATAATCTTCCCAAGAAATTCAATGAAGACTTAGTTGAGAACTGCAGATTACCTCATTTGAAATGGTCAGAAGTTTGCAGATTTGTGTGGGAAAACATGGGATTAGGCCCAAAAGTTCAAAACCCCAAAAGAGCTTTAACAAACAAAGGCTGGTTTTACACCAACCAATTTGCATTGGAAGTCATTTTCCACCAGAGAATGAAGCAATACAAATGCTTAACAAAGGATTCTTCTAAAGCAGCAGCAATTTTTGTGCCATTCTATGCAGGCCTTGATGTTGGCCCATATCTTTGGGGATTCAATGCTTCAATAAGAGACAAAGGCCCACTTGAATTAGGTAAATGGCTTTCACAAACATCAGAATGGAAATCCCTGTGGGGTAGAGACCATTTCTTCATTGGGGGAAGAATCACTTGGGATTTCAGAAGAGACAATCAAAATGACTCAGATTGGGGATCAAAGCTAATGCTTTTACCAGAACCTAAAAACATGACAATGCTAACAATAGAAACAGGATATTGGAACAATGATTATGCAATCCCATATCCCACTTATTTCCATCCTTCAAGTGACTCCCAAATCATAGAATGGCAAAGGAAGGTGAAAAGACAGAAAAGACCTTTCCTTTTCTCCTTCATAGGAGGACCAAGGCCAACACAAGAAACCTCCATTAGAGGGGAACTCATAAACCAGTGCAAAGCTTCAAAAAGCTGTTACTTTTTGGCATGTATCCCTGGAGAGAAGAAATGTGGTGATCCTGTAGCAGTGATGAACACATTTTTGAACTCAGTTTTTTGCTTGCAACCACCAGGGGACTCATTTACAAGAAGATCAATTTTTGATGCTATTTTAGCTGGTTGTATACCTGTTTTCTTTCACCCTGGGACAGCTTACGCACAATACATTTGGCATTTTCCAAAGGATCACAAAAAATACTCTGTTTTTATTCCTTCAAAGAAAGTTAAAGAGAAAGAGGTGAATGTAAGTGAGGTTTTGGAGGGAATTTCTAGTAAGGAAGTTCTGGAGATGAGAAATCAGGTTGTTAGAATGATTCCTAGGGTGGTTTATGCAGATCCCAATTCAAGATTAGAGAGTTTTGAAGATGCTTTTGATGTAGCAGTTAAAGGGATTCTTGAGAGAGTGGAGAGGGTAAGGAAAGGGATTGAGGAAGGTAAAGATCCGACTGCTGATTTTGCTGATATGAACATGAAAAAGTTTGAATTGCTTGGATTTACATAA
- the LOC103494556 gene encoding phosphoglucan, water dikinase, chloroplastic isoform X2, with protein sequence MGSIRFPHCFRTSNRFPLPCSLNCHGRHQLQCRKNPFHLTVYSQSGSLSSFCNHSRRIVCGVSSASQETIREDEEQMMTGKLGSGGKVLLKVRLDHQVQFGESVVILGSSEELGSWKNYTLLNWSKDGWVCDLEHRGDERVEFKFVILGKDGSVLWESGDNRVLQLPKVGKFSLVYKWNKTGEAVDMLPLKVEEINGDGTLPLDAKAIGERNETLPLDAEGVNKEVGASLFDENEINEGDEKNKDVEDGNGSLVDEASPFVGQWKGKEISFMRSNEHHNRESERIWNTSDLKGLALQLVEGDKNARNWRRKLDVVRELLVENVHAENCLESLIYSAIYLKWINTGQIPCFEDGGHHRPNRHAEISRIIFRELERLSSKKDISPQVALIIRKIHPCLPSFKSEFTASVPLTRIRDIAHRNDIPHDLKQEIKHTIQNKLHRNAGPEDLIATEAMLTRITKNPGEYSEAFVEQFKIFYQELKDFFNAGSLAEQLESIKESVDGHGLSALAHFLECKKNLDAADELGSSFQNQGTDLVFKTIQSLNALREILVRGLESGLRNDASDTAIAMRQKWRLCEIGLEDYLFVLLSRFLNVLEATRGADWLAENVKSKNVSSWNDPLDALIFGTHQLGLSGWKPEECVAIVNEISAWKERGLAEREDGQKIWGLRLKATLDRTRRLTEEYSEALLQIFPEKVQMLGKAFGIPENNVRTYAEAEIRASVIFQVSKLCTILLKAVRSSLGSQGWDVLVPGSVEGTFVQVERIVPGSLPTSIEGPVILMVNKADGDEEITAAGSDITGVVLLQELPHLSHLGVRARQEKVVFVTCEDEERVSVLQKLLGKFVRMEASATGVHICPPSDSSPNNFPISTDKFPARTAPDEYVFTFEKSSMEDPSLPPDSKQEISSGVVPLADAGAQIAGAKAAACGRLASLAAISEKSFTNLQIPAAFRVPAGAVIPFGSMESVLTQSNSMKTFKSILEQIETAKVGVELDELCKQLQELVSSLQLSQDIIDSVGRIFPEDARLIVRSSANVEDLAGMSAAGLYDSIPNVSVRNKTVFSNAVSKVWASLYTRRAVLSRRAAGVPQKDALMAVLVQEMLSPDLSFVLHTYSPTNQNDKSVEAEIACGLGETLASGTRGTPWRLSSGKFDGVVQTLAFANFSEELRVLSTGPADGEMARFTVDYSKKPLSVEPRFREQLGQRLCAVGYFLECKFGCPQDVEGCTVGDDIYIVQARPQPL encoded by the exons ATGGGTTCCATTCGTTTTCCACATTGTTTTCGTACCTCTAACAGATTCCCACTCCCCTGTTCTTTGAATTGCCACGGCCGTCACCAGCTGCAATGCCGGAAAAACCCTTTTCATTTGACTGTTTATTCCCAATCTGggtctctctcttctttttgtAATCATAGCAGACGAATCGTTTGTGGGGTTTCCTCTGCTTCTCAAGAAACTATCAG GGAAGATGAGGAGCAAATGATGACTGGGAAACTTGGAAGTGGCGGGAAAGTCCTTCTGAAGGTGAGGTTGGATCACCAAGTTCAATTTGGGGAGTCTGTTGTAATACTAGGATCGTCTGAAGAATTGGGCTCATGGAAGAATTATACTCTTCTGAATTGGAGTAAGGATGGGTGGGTTTGTGATTTAGAGCACAGAGGGGATGAACGAGTGGAGTTCAAGTTCGTTATTTTGGGGAAGGATGGGAGTGTATTGTGGGAATCAGGTGATAACCGGGTTCTCCAGTTGCCTAAGGTAGGGAAATTTAGCTTAGTTTATAAATGGAATAAAACTGGGGAGGCTGTGGACATGTTGCCCCTGAAAGTAGAGGAGATTAATGGGGATGGAACGTTGCCTTTGGATGCAAAGGCCATTGGAGAAAGAAATGAAACGTTGCCATTGGATGCAGAAGGGGTCAACAAAGAAGTTGGGGCGTCGCTTTTTGATGAGAATGAGATTAACGAAGGAGATGAAAAGAACAAGGATGTTGAAGATGGCAATGGATCTTTGGTTGATGAGGCCAGCCCTTTTGTTGGGCAGTGGAAGGGGAAGGAAATCTCATTTATGAGGTCTAACGAACATCACAACCGAGAATCTGAGAGGATTTGGAACACTTCTGATCTTAAGGGGTTGGCTCTACAGTTGGTGGAAGGAGATAAAAATGCCAGGAATTGGCGAAGAAAG CTTGACGTTGTGCGTGAATTATTAGTTGAAAATGTGCATGCTGAGAATTGCCTGGAGTCATTGATATATTCTGCTATCTACCTCAAG TGGATAAATACAGGTCAAATCCCTTGTTTTGAGGATGGAGGTCATCACAGGCCAAATAGGCATGCTGAAATTTCTAGGATTATATTTCGTGAATTAGAACGATTATCCTCCAAGAAAGATATTTCTCCCCAG GTAGCCCTCATTATCCGAAAAATTCATCCATGTTTGCCATCTTTTAAATCAGAATTTACTGCATCTGTTCCGTTAACACGTATACGTGATATTGCTCATCGGAATGATATCCCTCATGACCTCAAG CAAGAAATCAAACATACAATACAAAACAAGCTTCATCGCAATGCTGGTCCAGAGGACTTAATTGCCACAGAAGCAATGCTTACAAGGATAACCAAAAACCCTGGAGAATATAGTGAAGCTTTTGTTGAGCAGTTCAAAATATTCTATCAAGAGTTGAAAGATTTCTTCAATGCTGGGAG CCTTGCAGAACAACTTGAATCAATCAAGGAGTCTGTTGATGGACATGGCTTGTCGGCTCTTGCCCACTTCCTGGAGTGCAAAAAG AACTTGGATGCTGCAGACGAGTTGGGCAGTTCTTTCCAAAACCAAGGCACTGACCTGGTTTTCAAAACCATTCAATCCTTGAATGCTTTGAGAGAAATACTCGTAAGAGGTCTTGAAAGTGGCTTACGAAATGATGCTTCAGATACTGCAATAGCCATGCGACAAAAG TGGCGCCTTTGTGAGATTGGACTTGAGGACTACTTATTTGTTCTTCTTAGCAG ATTCCTAAATGTGCTGGAGGCAACAAGGGGTGCTGATTGGCTGGCAGAAAATGTGAAGTCAAAGAATGTAAGCTCTTGGAATGATCCTCTGGATGCCCTAATTTTTGGTACTCATCAACTGGGTTTATCTGGTTGGAAACCAGAAGAGTGTGTGGCTATTGTAAATGAGATTAGTGCTTGGAAGGAGAGAGGCCTCGCTGAAAGGGAAG ATGGCCAAAAAATTTGGGGATTGAGGCTTAAGGCTACTCTTGATAGAACAAGGAGGCTGACTGAAGAATATTCCGAAGCACTTCTTCAAATATTCCCTGAGAAAGTTCAG ATGCTTGGAAAAGCATTTGGGATCCCTGAGAACAATGTGAGAACATATGCTGAAGCTGAAATTCGTGCTAG TGTAATTTTTCAGGTATCGAAGTTATGCACTATTCTTCTGAAAGCAGTCAGAAGTTCACTTGGATCACAGGGCTGGGATGTTCTTGTGCCAGGATCTGTTGAAGGAACATTTGTTCAG GTTGAGAGGATTGTCCCAGGGTCTCTTCCAACATCCATAGAGGGCCCTGTTATTCTTATGGTTAATAAAGCTGATGGCGATGAAGAG ATAACAGCTGCTGGAAGCGACATAACAGGAGTTGTGCTACTACAGGAACTACCTCATTTATCTCATCTTGGTGTCAGGGCTCGTCAA GAAAAAGTTGTATTTGTGACGTGTGAAGACGAGGAGAGAGTTTCTGTTCTGCAGAAACTTCTCGGAAAATTTGTGAG GATGGAAGCATCGGCAACTGGCGTTCATATATGTCCTCCATCAGATTCTAGCCCCAATAATTTTCCCATTAGCACTGATAAATTTCCTGCCAGAACTGCTCCAGATGAATATGTGTTTACTTTTGAAAAGTCCAGTATGGAGGATCCCTCATTACCTCCCGACTCGAAACAG GAAATTTCTTCTGGAGTGGTACCGCTTGCTGATGCAGGTGCTCAAATTGCAGGAGCAAAAGCTGCAGCTTGTGGTCGTTTGGCTTCCTTGGCTGCCATCTCTGAGAAAA GTTTTACAAATCTACAGATTCCAGCTGCGTTTCGAGTCCCTGCAGGGGCAGTGATTCCATTTGGTTCTATGGAATCAGTACTCACTCAAAGCAATTCCATGAAAACGTTCAAATCTATTTTGGAACAAATAGAAACAGCAAAAGTAGGAGTGGAACTAGATGAACTCTGCAAACAACTACAGGAGTTGGTGTCCTCCCTGCAATTATCACAAGACATAATTGATAGTGTGGGGAGAATATTTCCTGAAGATGCACGCTTAATCGTCCGGTCTAGTGCCAATGTTGAGGATTTGGCTGGCATGTCAGCTGCTGGACTTTATGATTCAATTCCAAATGTAAGTGTGAGAAATAAAACTGTTTTTAGCAATGCTGTTAGCAAAGTATGGGCGTCGTTGTACACTCGAAGAGCAGTTCTAAGTAGACGAGCTGCTGGGGTACCTCAGAAAGATGCTCTAATGGCAGTGCTGGTGCAAGAAATGCTTTCTCCCGACTTATCATTTGTTCTACACACATACAGCCCAACCAACCAAAACGACAAGTCTGTTGAGGCTGAGATTGCCTGTGGACTTGGTGAAACTCTGGCTTCTGGCACCCGTGGCACACCCTGGCGTCTTTCATCTGGGAAGTTTGATGGTGTAGTACAAACACTGGCATTTGCAAACTTCAGTGAAGAACTAAGAGTTCTTTCTACTGGCCCTGCTGATGGAGAAATGGCACGTTTTACTGTAGATTACAGCAAAAAACCACTGTCCGTTGAACCAAGATTTCGTGAACAGCTAGGTCAACGTCTTTGCGCTGTTGGCTATTTCTTGGAATGCAAGTTTGGCTGTCCACAGGACGTCGAAGGCTGCACCGTGGGTGATGACATTTATATAGTCCAAGCACGCCCGCAACCATTGTAG
- the LOC103494556 gene encoding phosphoglucan, water dikinase, chloroplastic isoform X1 has translation MGSIRFPHCFRTSNRFPLPCSLNCHGRHQLQCRKNPFHLTVYSQSGSLSSFCNHSRRIVCGVSSASQETIREDEEQMMTGKLGSGGKVLLKVRLDHQVQFGESVVILGSSEELGSWKNYTLLNWSKDGWVCDLEHRGDERVEFKFVILGKDGSVLWESGDNRVLQLPKVGKFSLVYKWNKTGEAVDMLPLKVEEINGDGTLPLDAKAIGERNETLPLDAEGVNKEVGASLFDENEINEGDEKNKDVEDGNGSLVDEASPFVGQWKGKEISFMRSNEHHNRESERIWNTSDLKGLALQLVEGDKNARNWRRKLDVVRELLVENVHAENCLESLIYSAIYLKWINTGQIPCFEDGGHHRPNRHAEISRIIFRELERLSSKKDISPQVALIIRKIHPCLPSFKSEFTASVPLTRIRDIAHRNDIPHDLKQEIKHTIQNKLHRNAGPEDLIATEAMLTRITKNPGEYSEAFVEQFKIFYQELKDFFNAGSLAEQLESIKESVDGHGLSALAHFLECKKNLDAADELGSSFQNQGTDLVFKTIQSLNALREILVRGLESGLRNDASDTAIAMRQKWRLCEIGLEDYLFVLLSRFLNVLEATRGADWLAENVKSKNVSSWNDPLDALIFGTHQLGLSGWKPEECVAIVNEISAWKERGLAEREGSEDGQKIWGLRLKATLDRTRRLTEEYSEALLQIFPEKVQMLGKAFGIPENNVRTYAEAEIRASVIFQVSKLCTILLKAVRSSLGSQGWDVLVPGSVEGTFVQVERIVPGSLPTSIEGPVILMVNKADGDEEITAAGSDITGVVLLQELPHLSHLGVRARQEKVVFVTCEDEERVSVLQKLLGKFVRMEASATGVHICPPSDSSPNNFPISTDKFPARTAPDEYVFTFEKSSMEDPSLPPDSKQEISSGVVPLADAGAQIAGAKAAACGRLASLAAISEKSFTNLQIPAAFRVPAGAVIPFGSMESVLTQSNSMKTFKSILEQIETAKVGVELDELCKQLQELVSSLQLSQDIIDSVGRIFPEDARLIVRSSANVEDLAGMSAAGLYDSIPNVSVRNKTVFSNAVSKVWASLYTRRAVLSRRAAGVPQKDALMAVLVQEMLSPDLSFVLHTYSPTNQNDKSVEAEIACGLGETLASGTRGTPWRLSSGKFDGVVQTLAFANFSEELRVLSTGPADGEMARFTVDYSKKPLSVEPRFREQLGQRLCAVGYFLECKFGCPQDVEGCTVGDDIYIVQARPQPL, from the exons ATGGGTTCCATTCGTTTTCCACATTGTTTTCGTACCTCTAACAGATTCCCACTCCCCTGTTCTTTGAATTGCCACGGCCGTCACCAGCTGCAATGCCGGAAAAACCCTTTTCATTTGACTGTTTATTCCCAATCTGggtctctctcttctttttgtAATCATAGCAGACGAATCGTTTGTGGGGTTTCCTCTGCTTCTCAAGAAACTATCAG GGAAGATGAGGAGCAAATGATGACTGGGAAACTTGGAAGTGGCGGGAAAGTCCTTCTGAAGGTGAGGTTGGATCACCAAGTTCAATTTGGGGAGTCTGTTGTAATACTAGGATCGTCTGAAGAATTGGGCTCATGGAAGAATTATACTCTTCTGAATTGGAGTAAGGATGGGTGGGTTTGTGATTTAGAGCACAGAGGGGATGAACGAGTGGAGTTCAAGTTCGTTATTTTGGGGAAGGATGGGAGTGTATTGTGGGAATCAGGTGATAACCGGGTTCTCCAGTTGCCTAAGGTAGGGAAATTTAGCTTAGTTTATAAATGGAATAAAACTGGGGAGGCTGTGGACATGTTGCCCCTGAAAGTAGAGGAGATTAATGGGGATGGAACGTTGCCTTTGGATGCAAAGGCCATTGGAGAAAGAAATGAAACGTTGCCATTGGATGCAGAAGGGGTCAACAAAGAAGTTGGGGCGTCGCTTTTTGATGAGAATGAGATTAACGAAGGAGATGAAAAGAACAAGGATGTTGAAGATGGCAATGGATCTTTGGTTGATGAGGCCAGCCCTTTTGTTGGGCAGTGGAAGGGGAAGGAAATCTCATTTATGAGGTCTAACGAACATCACAACCGAGAATCTGAGAGGATTTGGAACACTTCTGATCTTAAGGGGTTGGCTCTACAGTTGGTGGAAGGAGATAAAAATGCCAGGAATTGGCGAAGAAAG CTTGACGTTGTGCGTGAATTATTAGTTGAAAATGTGCATGCTGAGAATTGCCTGGAGTCATTGATATATTCTGCTATCTACCTCAAG TGGATAAATACAGGTCAAATCCCTTGTTTTGAGGATGGAGGTCATCACAGGCCAAATAGGCATGCTGAAATTTCTAGGATTATATTTCGTGAATTAGAACGATTATCCTCCAAGAAAGATATTTCTCCCCAG GTAGCCCTCATTATCCGAAAAATTCATCCATGTTTGCCATCTTTTAAATCAGAATTTACTGCATCTGTTCCGTTAACACGTATACGTGATATTGCTCATCGGAATGATATCCCTCATGACCTCAAG CAAGAAATCAAACATACAATACAAAACAAGCTTCATCGCAATGCTGGTCCAGAGGACTTAATTGCCACAGAAGCAATGCTTACAAGGATAACCAAAAACCCTGGAGAATATAGTGAAGCTTTTGTTGAGCAGTTCAAAATATTCTATCAAGAGTTGAAAGATTTCTTCAATGCTGGGAG CCTTGCAGAACAACTTGAATCAATCAAGGAGTCTGTTGATGGACATGGCTTGTCGGCTCTTGCCCACTTCCTGGAGTGCAAAAAG AACTTGGATGCTGCAGACGAGTTGGGCAGTTCTTTCCAAAACCAAGGCACTGACCTGGTTTTCAAAACCATTCAATCCTTGAATGCTTTGAGAGAAATACTCGTAAGAGGTCTTGAAAGTGGCTTACGAAATGATGCTTCAGATACTGCAATAGCCATGCGACAAAAG TGGCGCCTTTGTGAGATTGGACTTGAGGACTACTTATTTGTTCTTCTTAGCAG ATTCCTAAATGTGCTGGAGGCAACAAGGGGTGCTGATTGGCTGGCAGAAAATGTGAAGTCAAAGAATGTAAGCTCTTGGAATGATCCTCTGGATGCCCTAATTTTTGGTACTCATCAACTGGGTTTATCTGGTTGGAAACCAGAAGAGTGTGTGGCTATTGTAAATGAGATTAGTGCTTGGAAGGAGAGAGGCCTCGCTGAAAGGGAAG GAAGTGAAGATGGCCAAAAAATTTGGGGATTGAGGCTTAAGGCTACTCTTGATAGAACAAGGAGGCTGACTGAAGAATATTCCGAAGCACTTCTTCAAATATTCCCTGAGAAAGTTCAG ATGCTTGGAAAAGCATTTGGGATCCCTGAGAACAATGTGAGAACATATGCTGAAGCTGAAATTCGTGCTAG TGTAATTTTTCAGGTATCGAAGTTATGCACTATTCTTCTGAAAGCAGTCAGAAGTTCACTTGGATCACAGGGCTGGGATGTTCTTGTGCCAGGATCTGTTGAAGGAACATTTGTTCAG GTTGAGAGGATTGTCCCAGGGTCTCTTCCAACATCCATAGAGGGCCCTGTTATTCTTATGGTTAATAAAGCTGATGGCGATGAAGAG ATAACAGCTGCTGGAAGCGACATAACAGGAGTTGTGCTACTACAGGAACTACCTCATTTATCTCATCTTGGTGTCAGGGCTCGTCAA GAAAAAGTTGTATTTGTGACGTGTGAAGACGAGGAGAGAGTTTCTGTTCTGCAGAAACTTCTCGGAAAATTTGTGAG GATGGAAGCATCGGCAACTGGCGTTCATATATGTCCTCCATCAGATTCTAGCCCCAATAATTTTCCCATTAGCACTGATAAATTTCCTGCCAGAACTGCTCCAGATGAATATGTGTTTACTTTTGAAAAGTCCAGTATGGAGGATCCCTCATTACCTCCCGACTCGAAACAG GAAATTTCTTCTGGAGTGGTACCGCTTGCTGATGCAGGTGCTCAAATTGCAGGAGCAAAAGCTGCAGCTTGTGGTCGTTTGGCTTCCTTGGCTGCCATCTCTGAGAAAA GTTTTACAAATCTACAGATTCCAGCTGCGTTTCGAGTCCCTGCAGGGGCAGTGATTCCATTTGGTTCTATGGAATCAGTACTCACTCAAAGCAATTCCATGAAAACGTTCAAATCTATTTTGGAACAAATAGAAACAGCAAAAGTAGGAGTGGAACTAGATGAACTCTGCAAACAACTACAGGAGTTGGTGTCCTCCCTGCAATTATCACAAGACATAATTGATAGTGTGGGGAGAATATTTCCTGAAGATGCACGCTTAATCGTCCGGTCTAGTGCCAATGTTGAGGATTTGGCTGGCATGTCAGCTGCTGGACTTTATGATTCAATTCCAAATGTAAGTGTGAGAAATAAAACTGTTTTTAGCAATGCTGTTAGCAAAGTATGGGCGTCGTTGTACACTCGAAGAGCAGTTCTAAGTAGACGAGCTGCTGGGGTACCTCAGAAAGATGCTCTAATGGCAGTGCTGGTGCAAGAAATGCTTTCTCCCGACTTATCATTTGTTCTACACACATACAGCCCAACCAACCAAAACGACAAGTCTGTTGAGGCTGAGATTGCCTGTGGACTTGGTGAAACTCTGGCTTCTGGCACCCGTGGCACACCCTGGCGTCTTTCATCTGGGAAGTTTGATGGTGTAGTACAAACACTGGCATTTGCAAACTTCAGTGAAGAACTAAGAGTTCTTTCTACTGGCCCTGCTGATGGAGAAATGGCACGTTTTACTGTAGATTACAGCAAAAAACCACTGTCCGTTGAACCAAGATTTCGTGAACAGCTAGGTCAACGTCTTTGCGCTGTTGGCTATTTCTTGGAATGCAAGTTTGGCTGTCCACAGGACGTCGAAGGCTGCACCGTGGGTGATGACATTTATATAGTCCAAGCACGCCCGCAACCATTGTAG